Proteins encoded within one genomic window of Oncorhynchus nerka isolate Pitt River linkage group LG17, Oner_Uvic_2.0, whole genome shotgun sequence:
- the LOC115144745 gene encoding rhombotin-1-like isoform X1 codes for MVFDKEESVSLVPLQSKGKQRVCAGCNRRIMDRFMLEALDRYWHEDCLKCACCDCRLGDVGSTLYTRANLILCHKDYLRLFGMTGNCAACSKVIPAFEMVMRARENVYHLDCFACQLCSQRFCVGDKFFLKNNMILCQLDYEGGHQNGNSADQAL; via the exons ATGGTGTTTGACAAGGAGGAAA gTGTCTCCCTTGTGCCTCTCCAGTCCAAAGGGAAGCAGAGGGTCTGCGCCGGGTGCAACCGGAGGATCATGGACCGCTTTATGCTCGAGGCTCTGGACAGGTACTGGCACGAGGACTGTCTGAAGTGTGCCTGCTGTGACTGTCGCCTGGGTGATGTGGGCTCCACCCTCTACACCAGAGCCAACCTCATCCTCTGTCACAAGGACTACCTGAG GCTTTTTGGGATGACTGGGAACTGTGCCGCTTGCAGTAAGGTGATCCCGGCCTTTGAGATGGTGATGAGAGCCAGGGAGAACGTCTACCACCTGGACTGCTTTGCCTGCCAGCTGTGCAGCCAGAG ATTTTGCGTGGGAGACAAGTTTTTCCTGAAGAACAACATGATACTGTGCCAGCTGGACTACGAGGGGGGGCATCAGAATGGAAACTCTGCTGATCAGGCTCTGTAG
- the LOC115144745 gene encoding rhombotin-1-like isoform X2 — protein MDRFMLEALDRYWHEDCLKCACCDCRLGDVGSTLYTRANLILCHKDYLRLFGMTGNCAACSKVIPAFEMVMRARENVYHLDCFACQLCSQRFCVGDKFFLKNNMILCQLDYEGGHQNGNSADQAL, from the exons ATGGACCGCTTTATGCTCGAGGCTCTGGACAGGTACTGGCACGAGGACTGTCTGAAGTGTGCCTGCTGTGACTGTCGCCTGGGTGATGTGGGCTCCACCCTCTACACCAGAGCCAACCTCATCCTCTGTCACAAGGACTACCTGAG GCTTTTTGGGATGACTGGGAACTGTGCCGCTTGCAGTAAGGTGATCCCGGCCTTTGAGATGGTGATGAGAGCCAGGGAGAACGTCTACCACCTGGACTGCTTTGCCTGCCAGCTGTGCAGCCAGAG ATTTTGCGTGGGAGACAAGTTTTTCCTGAAGAACAACATGATACTGTGCCAGCTGGACTACGAGGGGGGGCATCAGAATGGAAACTCTGCTGATCAGGCTCTGTAG